From the Leptospira noumeaensis genome, the window TGCGCCACATTCCCTTTCTGTCACTCGCTCGCATACGCAAGCTACGTGCCAGTCCCTAACGTCCCGTTCGGGACTCAGGGTCAGGGAACGTCGTCTCCACTAGTTCGTTAGTCGCAATTGTCTCAAATAATTTTAAAATTTATGAATAATCTTTTAAAACTTTCAATACTTATATTTTTATTAAACTTATCGTGCGGAAATCCTTGCGGAACTTGTCCAAAAAATGGAATCCCTGCTGTCTTAATATTTTCTTTAGCTTCCGAAACTCCAATTGAAGCTACTAACTCTTCCTGCAAATTTTCAAATTATTGCATTGAAAAAAACAACCTTACAAATGACAATTTAACTAAAAATTTGTGCCGTTTCACCAAAGGTGAATACAACTATAACTTTTGCTCAAATGTAAATGCTATCGGAAAATGTAAGCTTGATGATGAAAATCTAGCTATTAAAAAAGTATACTATAATAACATTACGAAAGCTGCTGCAATCAACGATTGCAATTCAAACATTAAAGGAAACTGGATTGAAATTTAAACCTAAATTCCTTATCGTTGTTAGTATCTCTATTTTAACCTTACTTTTCTTTAAAATTCCGCTAGGATCTTGTGAACCATGTAAATTAATATCGCTACAGGACGCAGCCGGAGTATATTTAATCTTAAAAAATGAACAAGCTAAATTCTCAATAGCATGCGTCGATAATATCAATTCAAGATGTTTAGAATTTAACTCTGGCGCTTTTTCATCAGATAATTCTATATGTAATCTTTACTTACCCAATTCTATATCAGTTAATAACTGTCAAAATACTAATGGAAAATGTGTAGTTACTAGTTTATCAACTACTATCTATTATTCTAACTCATGGAGTTCTGAAAACTCAATACAAGACTGTAAAAATAATAACGGCGATTACTTAAATTGAGTAGCATTAAAAGAGACAACTGCGACTAACAACGGGGAAACGCTGCGCTTCGGCACTGCCGGCCTCGCTCGGGCTGCGCCACATTCCCTTTCTGTCACTCGCTCGCATACGCAAGCTACGTGCCAGTCCCTAACGTCCCATCGGGACTCAGGGTCAGGGAACGTCGTTTCCCCTAGTTCGTTATGCGAAATTCTTTAAAAACAATATGATTAATAAAATAAAGAAACTACTCTTTTATGTAATCCTAAGTTCGATTATATACAACTGCGAATCTAATAAGCAAACTTCCGAGACGGCAAAAACCTCATTCATAATAGGAAAAAACATTAATGTGAGGAAAGAACCAAATCCTGATTCGATATCTCTTGGTCTTATTCAAGGTGGAAGCGAAGTCCAAATAATTCAATACGGTGAAAAAACAACCATTATAAATGGAATTAAAGGAAAATGGATCTATATCAAGGGCGTTGATACTAATCTTGGTTCAGAAATTCACGGCTATATTTTTGATCAATTTATATTAAAAAATCATAAAACTCCATCCGATATTCTTGAAAAAATATTAGAGGAAAAAGATGATAATATCAAACTTTCTAAATTACAAAATTTTAAAAACCTATTTCCTTTTGATATATATCGAGAAAAAGAATTTGGCCAACACGTTGTAGTAGATTCGTATATTGAATTTACCAAATGCGAAATGATTCGGAATAGAAAAAAATACGATCATTCCAATCAAAATGAATTTTTTGCTAAACTAAATTCTACGATTAAAAATTTTCATTTCGATGAGTTCGAAAAATTGACAAAATGTGAATTCGAATTAAGACAAAGATGTTATCAAGTAGAAGAAGATTTGAATTTCCCGATAAGGACATATGATAATGAAATTAAAGAAGAAATTAGAACAATTTTTTCGCAAATCCTAATCGATACTCGTGATGAGAATAATTGCTACAGGATGAAGTCTGGAAAAAAGTATTGTTTTCACATAGACAAAAAAAATAAACAATACCAGATTTCTGGTATGTGCTATAAATAATTGAAAACTTAAAGAACTTCGCATAACATCGCGGAAACGCTGCGCTTCGGCACTTACGGCCTCGCTTGGGCTGTGCCACATTCCCCTTCTGGCATTCGCTCGCATACGCAAGCTACATGCCAGTCCCTAACGTCCCGTCGGGACTCAGGGTCGGGGAACGTCGTCTCCGCTAATTCGTTATGCGACATCATTCAAAATAGGATATTAAAATGACTACAAGATTCTCAATGAGATTTAAAATTGATCCAAAAGATCTAAAAAAAGAAGGTATATTGAATCCTTTTATAGATCTTGATACCAAACTATATATTCATCCTCATCTATTAAGAGATTCTAAGAATCCGTTTATGTCGAATGCATATTCGGTATTGCATGATAAATTGGCAGAGTATTTAAAAATAATTAAATCAATCAAAATTTTTAACGATACGGATATATCATATAGAACGATAACAAAAGTATTTCAATTTGATGAACCATATGGACTTTGTATAGGATATTCAGAAAAAGGGACACATGGAACCGGACTGAAAGGGAAATATGCTCTAAAAATATTGACTACGATTTACCAAATTCAAGATAAAAGTATACTTGATCCCGAAATTCTAGAAATCTTACCATTCATCGAGGAAAATATCGGTGCAGATAGAATTGGTGATATGGTTGCAAATATCATTCAGGAGGAATTAGCTAAACTAACTCAGCATATCGTTGAAAAATATAAAATCAAAGATACAAAAGAAATCAATATAGGTTTGAATAAATATAAACTTCCTTATGCAAACGAACTAAAAACTCATTTTCTACTATTACCTAAAGACATTCTCGAAAAACTCCCTGTCGCCAATTCTTATGATGATATTCAGGAAGTAATTAGGCATAATAAACAATTAAGAGACCATTTCAATAAAATCATTAGGCTCGCAGCTAAAAAGAAAACTTCCGCTGGTAAAAAAAATATAAAATACTCTCTAAAAAAAGAAATCATTGAGAATCCAAATCTCATCGTTGATTTATTAACGGAATATAAAAATAGCAAAAAACAGCCATACGATTTCGAAAAAGATATGAATTATTTTTTCAGTTGGGCAGATGAAGCAGAAGAAATTTTTCATTCATTTTTACGAAAACTAAAATTAACAAAAAAAGATCCGATTGAAATAGTCAGATTTCTTTTGGACAAGTTCAAGGAATATACTGAAAAAAATGGTCTCAATAAAGCCTTTTTTAACAATCAGGGAAATATAAAAGAAGAAATTCCTCAAAGAATATTCCAAGCTCTATCTCAACTATATATTGATGATAAAAATCTCGATATATCCCCTGAAACTAATCTAGGAGCAGGTTCGGTTGATTTTAAATTTTCGAGAGGTTCAAAAAAAGTCATTGTTGAAATGAAAACATCTATGAATCCAAAATGGAGACAGGGATTATCCTTACAATTGAAATCATATTATGATACTGAAAAACCATTAAAAGCTTTTTATACATTTTTATATATTGGGAATGCTTCCGATAAAATCAAAAAATTAAACTCTGATCTAATTAATTTAAATAACTCAGGATATAAAATTGAATTGGTTAATATAAATGCCTCAAAAAGAAAATCAGCAAGCTTATTGTAAAAATGAAGTCGCATAACAGCTACTAACCGCTTCGCTTCGGGACTTGCGCCCTCGCTCGGTCTGCGACACATAGGCTTCTGGCACTCCCCTTGCCTGCGCAAGTGTCGTGGCCAGTCCCTAACGTCCCGTTCGGGACTCAGGGCCAGCCTACGTCGGTTAGTCTAGTTCGTTATACGACAGATTAAGAAAATTTTAGGAAAAAAATATGGTAAGAAAATTAATATTAATAATTACATTTTTTTTGAGTTTCAATCACAGCCTCTCGGCAGAAGACGATTTTTTGAGTGAAACATTTATACAAAATCACAAAAACTACAGAGTTTATTCATTTCAGAATGAAGCATCAAAAAAAATCAAGAATGTAGAAAATCTCAAAAGAAAAAAAGAATACAATCAAGCTATTTTAGAAATCCATTCAATACTAAAAATATATCCGCTTTCCGAAATATATTATCTATTGGGAAATATTTATATGGATTTACAAAACTATCAACTAGCAGAAAAGGCATATAAATTGTCACTAATAGATAATTTCTTAACAAAACCGATAACTTTATATAATTTAGCTTGTTTATACAGTCTGACTAAAAATGAAGATGCTGCTTTTAAAATCCTTAAGGAAGCGTTGCTAACTGGCTATCCGTATTTAGATTACATAAAAAAAGACAAGGATCTCGAATATTTAAGAAATACAAAAAATTGGGATAGTTTTCAACAAAAATATATTCGAATAAAAAACGAAAACAACTTCATCGGTACTTACAATATAGATGATACTGGGAAAAATCAATTATTTCTATGTGATAACAATGTTGCAATTAAGGCTTCCTATTATTCATCTACTATTGACGGAAGTTGTTGCAATACTGATGATTATTCAAAACCTAAAAACAACTACTCTTTAGGTAAATGGAGAAAAATTGATAATCAAATCGTAGTAATTTATTACAAATCCTGTGGTTATCGCGGAACATTACCACCAAATCCAAATGAAGGAGCAGCAGCAGATTGCGTAAATCGGCGCAATTGCTCTTTAACACAAGAATGTAAAAATACTAATTTCAATGAATATATTAATTTTGATTCTGTAGACTTAGATTCAGATCCTCCGATTAAAGGAACGAAAAAACATGCTGTTGCCTGTGACACTTAATCCGTCGTATAACAGCAACTAACCGCTTCACTTCGGGACTTGCGCCCTCGTTCGGTCTACGACACATAGGCTTTTGTCACTCCTCTTGCTTACGCAAGCGTCGTGCCAATCCCTAACGTCCCGTTCCGGGACTCAGGGTCAGCCTACGTCGGTTAGTCTAGTTCGTTATGCGTAATTTGGCTAAAATAAATATTCTAGACTTAAAAATAAAATGAAAAAAGAAAAAATTCTAAACCGAATATCTGAACTGAAAAATATAGAGTTTGCAAAACAATCTTTACTAAAAAATGCTGAAGAGTTATTTGCCGGCACATTAAGTATCGCAACCGTCGTATACGGAAGAAATTCTACGCAAGTTGCATACTTAATTGATATGCGTAATAAAGTCGCAAACTCAAAATATGATGAAAATTCAAAGTATTCAGTATTATTTCAATCGACACTAGGCTATATTACTAATCTAGAAAAAGAAATAAATGATGAAATGATTCTAAGCCTAGAAATAAAAATATCAGGGGAATTGTTTTCTGATTTCATATACATGGCAAAAGAATCAATGGAAACTGGGCATAAGGATGTTGCCGTTGTCTTAGCTAGTGCCTCTTTAGAAGATTCATTAAAAAAATTAGCTGAATATAAAAATATTAATGTAGAAGGCAAAGAAATGTCAGATATAGTTAATATTTTAAAATCTAATGAAGTTCTTTCGGGCCCTCAATTAAAAGTAATACAATCTTTTGTTAAAATCAGAAAT encodes:
- a CDS encoding tetratricopeptide repeat protein; this translates as MVRKLILIITFFLSFNHSLSAEDDFLSETFIQNHKNYRVYSFQNEASKKIKNVENLKRKKEYNQAILEIHSILKIYPLSEIYYLLGNIYMDLQNYQLAEKAYKLSLIDNFLTKPITLYNLACLYSLTKNEDAAFKILKEALLTGYPYLDYIKKDKDLEYLRNTKNWDSFQQKYIRIKNENNFIGTYNIDDTGKNQLFLCDNNVAIKASYYSSTIDGSCCNTDDYSKPKNNYSLGKWRKIDNQIVVIYYKSCGYRGTLPPNPNEGAAADCVNRRNCSLTQECKNTNFNEYINFDSVDLDSDPPIKGTKKHAVACDT